A region from the Nostoc sp. HK-01 genome encodes:
- a CDS encoding putative esterase — protein sequence MNYKKILLLISVISLVGCKYSPGVAAKLPETITASLPAQPNANILATPLTYKIESYDSQVMLGKRTYGVSLPPGYEQNSQQRYPVIFLLHGGHGEPIDWFSDKKGQALKTLTKLYTTGKLPPSIIITPDGNDKRGSSPYFDPQYIDGPNGKVSTAVGYELVKVVQSRYRTLPNPDFWAMGGLSSGGWGAMNVGLHNLQNFSILFSHSGYFKDNSGAQNSPIIYIKTLPKQAKKRLRIYLDSGLSDTEELDDAKAFMQVLNQEKVYNQFRQFPGSHTWQYWREHLTDSLTFVGEQFRIAEIAHAADNLGVNQQTHK from the coding sequence ATGAACTACAAAAAAATCCTACTACTAATTTCAGTAATATCTTTAGTTGGTTGTAAATATTCTCCAGGTGTAGCGGCGAAACTACCAGAAACAATCACAGCTTCCTTACCAGCGCAGCCAAATGCTAATATCTTAGCTACTCCCCTCACCTATAAAATTGAGTCTTACGACAGCCAAGTAATGCTAGGAAAACGTACATACGGCGTTTCTTTACCCCCTGGCTATGAACAAAATTCCCAACAACGTTACCCCGTAATTTTTCTGCTTCATGGTGGACATGGTGAACCCATTGATTGGTTCAGCGATAAAAAAGGACAAGCACTCAAAACACTAACCAAACTCTACACCACAGGGAAATTACCACCTAGTATTATTATCACGCCCGATGGTAATGACAAACGTGGCTCTAGCCCTTATTTTGATCCCCAATATATCGACGGCCCCAATGGTAAAGTTTCTACAGCCGTGGGATATGAACTGGTAAAAGTAGTGCAGAGTCGTTATCGCACTTTACCAAATCCCGATTTTTGGGCGATGGGTGGATTATCTTCTGGCGGTTGGGGGGCAATGAATGTCGGGTTGCATAATTTGCAGAACTTTTCAATTTTATTTAGCCATAGCGGTTATTTTAAAGATAATAGTGGAGCGCAAAATAGCCCAATAATTTATATCAAAACTCTGCCTAAGCAAGCAAAAAAAAGATTGCGAATTTATCTAGACTCAGGTCTATCTGATACCGAAGAGCTTGATGATGCTAAAGCATTTATGCAAGTTCTTAACCAAGAAAAAGTTTACAATCAATTTCGACAATTTCCTGGCAGTCATACTTGGCAATATTGGCGAGAACATTTAACAGATTCTCTAACATTTGTTGGCGAACAATTCCGGATTGCAGAAATTGCACATGCTGCTGATAATTTAGGTGTTAATCAGCAAACACATAAATAA
- a CDS encoding putative esterase, translating to MKISKIFLSLAGAIAILSTTTYYYVFILGAPQLDPPQKQADTGLKFQIETFNSQAMGTVRQYGVILPPNYQKNPQTLYPVIFLLHGGHDDARAYADKYAIISVLHELYKTGKLPPSIIITPDGNDNRGSSPLYDPDYYDGTNGKIATLIGLELVQVVKSRYRTLEQPKFWALGGLSSGGWGAFNIGLRYLNNFNILFSHSGYFTDNSGAQNSPLQIVQQLSIVDEKRLRIYLDAGLNDSNLLASTKAFHQVLNKLNIANVFYAFPGGHGLSGADIGWNYFHKHLKDSLSYVGEQFKAAKK from the coding sequence ATGAAAATTTCTAAAATTTTTCTAAGTTTAGCAGGTGCGATCGCTATTCTTAGTACTACAACATATTACTATGTTTTTATCTTAGGTGCGCCACAATTAGATCCACCCCAAAAACAAGCAGATACAGGCTTAAAATTTCAGATAGAAACTTTCAATTCCCAAGCTATGGGTACAGTTCGCCAATATGGTGTGATTTTACCTCCTAACTATCAGAAAAATCCCCAAACCCTCTATCCAGTTATATTTTTATTACATGGTGGCCATGATGATGCGCGCGCTTATGCTGATAAATATGCCATCATAAGCGTATTACATGAATTATATAAAACTGGCAAATTACCACCATCAATTATCATTACACCAGATGGTAATGATAATCGCGGTTCTAGCCCTTTATATGACCCCGATTATTATGATGGGACTAATGGCAAAATTGCGACTTTAATTGGTTTAGAATTAGTACAAGTTGTTAAGTCACGCTACCGGACTTTAGAGCAACCAAAATTTTGGGCTTTAGGAGGTCTATCTTCTGGTGGATGGGGAGCATTTAATATTGGGTTACGCTATCTCAACAACTTCAATATATTATTTAGTCATAGCGGTTACTTTACCGATAACAGTGGAGCGCAAAATAGTCCTTTACAAATAGTTCAACAGCTATCAATTGTTGATGAAAAACGACTAAGAATATATCTTGATGCAGGTTTGAATGATTCTAATTTGTTGGCTTCTACTAAAGCTTTTCACCAAGTCCTAAACAAATTAAATATAGCTAATGTCTTCTATGCTTTTCCTGGAGGCCACGGTTTATCTGGTGCAGATATTGGCTGGAATTACTTTCACAAGCATTTAAAAGATTCCCTCTCTTATGTGGGAGAACAATTTAAAGCAGCTAAAAAATAG
- a CDS encoding heat shock protein DnaJ domain-containing protein, whose product MAATDFKDYYSLLGVSKTATPEEIKQAFRKLARKFHPDVNPGNKQAEARFKEVNEAYEVLSDPDKRKKYDQFGQYWKQVGEGFPGGGAGVDMNGFDFSQYGSFDEFINELLGRFGGGAPGTRSTGRQNYSYRTATGRPGGGFGSGFNDFGFQDVGAGAAPDTEATISLTFAEAFAGVQKRFSLGNETIDVRIPAGAKPGTRLRVRGKGQINPMTQQRGDLYLKVELQPHSFFQIEGDNLVCEVPITPDEATLGASIDVPTPDGNVNVKLPAGVRSGQSLRLRGKGWPLPKGGRGDQMVKVAIAPPKDLSPQEREYYEKIRAIRTYNPRSHLQQVKL is encoded by the coding sequence ATGGCTGCAACCGACTTCAAAGATTATTATTCACTTTTGGGAGTTAGTAAGACTGCCACTCCAGAAGAAATTAAGCAAGCCTTTCGTAAACTAGCCCGCAAGTTTCACCCTGATGTTAATCCAGGGAACAAACAAGCAGAAGCCCGGTTTAAAGAAGTAAACGAAGCCTACGAAGTCTTATCTGACCCAGATAAGCGCAAAAAATATGACCAGTTTGGTCAATATTGGAAACAAGTGGGTGAAGGTTTCCCTGGCGGCGGTGCTGGGGTTGATATGAATGGTTTCGATTTCAGCCAATACGGCAGTTTTGATGAATTTATTAATGAGTTGTTAGGCCGCTTTGGTGGTGGTGCGCCTGGTACTCGCTCGACTGGTAGACAAAACTACTCTTATCGCACGGCTACAGGTAGACCTGGTGGCGGTTTTGGCAGCGGTTTTAACGATTTTGGTTTCCAAGATGTTGGTGCTGGTGCTGCTCCAGATACGGAAGCGACAATTAGCTTGACTTTTGCGGAAGCCTTTGCTGGTGTACAGAAGCGCTTTAGTTTGGGCAATGAAACCATTGACGTTCGCATTCCCGCTGGTGCTAAACCCGGTACTCGTTTGCGGGTGCGGGGTAAAGGTCAAATCAACCCCATGACGCAACAGCGGGGAGATTTATATTTAAAAGTTGAACTGCAACCCCACTCGTTCTTCCAAATTGAAGGCGATAATTTGGTTTGTGAAGTGCCAATTACACCCGATGAAGCCACCTTGGGAGCTTCGATTGATGTGCCTACACCCGATGGCAATGTCAATGTTAAGCTACCTGCGGGAGTGCGTTCTGGTCAATCGTTACGTTTACGGGGTAAAGGCTGGCCACTACCTAAAGGTGGACGTGGCGATCAAATGGTAAAAGTGGCGATCGCCCCACCAAAAGACCTCAGCCCACAAGAACGCGAGTATTATGAAAAAATTAGGGCGATACGTACATATAACCCTCGCAGTCATTTACAACAAGTTAAGTTGTAA
- the glgC gene encoding glucose-1-phosphate adenylyltransferase — protein sequence MKKVLAIILGGGAGTRLYPLTKLRAKPAVPVAGKYRLIDIPVSNCINSEIFKIYVLTQFNSASLNRHIARTYNFSGFSEGFVEVLAAQQTPENPNWFQGTADAVRQYLWMLEEWDVDEYLILSGDHLYRMDYRQFIQRHRDTNADITLSVIPIDDRRASDFGLMKIDQAGRVIDFSEKPKGEALTKMQVDTTVLGLNKEQAQQQPYIASMGIYVFKREVLIKLLREKLERTDFGKEIIPDAAQDYNIQAYLFDDYWEDIGTIEAFYNANLALTQQPQPPFSFYDEEAPIYTRPRYLPPTKLLECHVTESIIGEGCILKNCRIQHSVLGVRSRIESGCVIEESLLMGADFYQASVERQCSIEKNDIPVGIGTDTIIRRAIIDKNARIGHDVKIINKDNVQEADREGQGFYIRSGIVVVLKNAVIPDGTII from the coding sequence GTGAAAAAAGTTTTAGCAATCATTCTCGGTGGTGGCGCAGGCACCCGCCTTTACCCTTTAACCAAACTCCGAGCAAAACCAGCAGTACCCGTCGCAGGGAAGTATCGTTTAATCGATATCCCTGTTAGTAACTGTATTAACTCGGAAATTTTTAAAATCTACGTCCTGACACAATTCAACTCAGCCTCTCTGAACCGTCACATTGCGCGTACCTATAATTTTAGTGGATTCAGTGAAGGGTTTGTGGAAGTGTTAGCTGCACAGCAAACACCAGAAAACCCAAACTGGTTCCAAGGTACAGCCGATGCGGTGCGTCAGTATCTATGGATGTTGGAGGAATGGGATGTAGATGAGTATTTGATTCTTTCTGGTGATCATCTTTACCGGATGGATTACCGCCAATTTATTCAGCGCCATCGAGACACCAATGCTGATATTACGCTCTCAGTAATACCCATTGACGATCGCCGGGCTTCTGATTTTGGTTTGATGAAAATTGATCAAGCTGGTCGAGTTATTGATTTTAGTGAAAAGCCCAAAGGTGAGGCTTTAACTAAAATGCAGGTTGATACCACTGTCTTGGGTTTAAATAAAGAACAAGCCCAACAACAGCCATACATCGCCTCAATGGGGATTTATGTTTTCAAAAGAGAAGTTTTGATCAAGTTGTTGCGGGAAAAATTAGAAAGGACTGATTTTGGCAAAGAAATTATTCCTGATGCCGCCCAAGATTACAACATTCAAGCTTATTTATTTGATGATTACTGGGAAGATATTGGGACTATTGAAGCATTTTATAATGCCAATTTAGCCTTGACCCAGCAACCACAACCACCTTTTAGCTTCTACGATGAAGAAGCCCCGATTTACACGCGCCCACGTTATCTACCACCTACCAAATTATTAGAATGTCATGTCACCGAATCAATTATTGGTGAAGGCTGTATTTTGAAAAACTGCCGCATTCAACATTCAGTTTTAGGTGTGCGATCGCGAATTGAATCGGGCTGTGTCATCGAGGAATCTTTGCTCATGGGTGCAGACTTTTATCAAGCTTCTGTCGAACGTCAATGCAGCATCGAAAAAAATGACATTCCCGTAGGTATTGGTACAGATACCATTATTCGTCGGGCAATTATTGATAAAAATGCTCGCATTGGTCACGATGTGAAAATCATCAACAAAGATAACGTGCAAGAAGCTGACCGTGAAGGTCAAGGCTTTTACATCCGTAGCGGTATTGTCGTTGTTTTGAAAAACGCTGTGATTCCTGATGGCACAATTATTTAA